The following are from one region of the Cloacibacterium sp. TD35 genome:
- the nuoL gene encoding NADH-quinone oxidoreductase subunit L, producing the protein MENLVYAIVLLPLIGFVINGLFGKRLPKALVGGLATLVVFAAFLISVSIFIGFPADGTPVIVKAFEWFTIGGIQVNFGFQIDQLSLMMMMIVTGIGSLIHLYSIGYMSHDKGFYKFFTYLNLFIFSMLLLVMGSNYLILFIGWEGVGLCSYLLIGFWYENTEYGKAARKAFIMNRIGDLGLLIGIFLIASQTNALDYLSVAQNASKFEFDGVVIMFITLSLFIGAMGKSAQIPLFTWLPDAMAGPTPVSALIHAATMVTAGIYLVVRSNFLYHLSPSTLDFILVIGLATSLIAAFIGLRQNDIKKVLAYSTVSQLGLMFIALGVEAYTSAMFHLMTHAFFKALLFLGAGSVIHAMSGEQDMRFMGGLKSKIPVTYWTFLIGTLAIAGIPPLSGMISKDEILVALWAKSPVIWGLTLFSAALTGIYMFRLLFLTFFGNFRGTEEQKHHLHESPISMTLPLVVLAVLSVVGGFINLPHFIGHGEYQNLAHWLEPLYVYGAKHAEVPFNIEMILLAITLVMVAAVFFIVRNIYVTKNKMAQPEENYKGWERLSAKKLLIDELYNATVVKPVEGLGKGTRMFDKLMDRFFNFVGFGAVESGRSFKKFQNGNVENYVLIMSLAIGLILIVNFLLQ; encoded by the coding sequence ATGGAAAATTTAGTATACGCAATCGTTTTACTTCCTTTAATTGGATTTGTAATCAACGGATTATTCGGAAAGCGCTTACCAAAAGCTTTGGTTGGCGGATTAGCTACATTAGTAGTATTCGCTGCTTTTCTAATTTCTGTAAGTATTTTTATAGGTTTTCCTGCAGACGGAACACCAGTTATTGTAAAAGCATTTGAATGGTTCACCATCGGTGGAATTCAAGTAAATTTCGGGTTCCAAATAGACCAATTATCATTAATGATGATGATGATTGTTACAGGAATTGGTTCTTTGATTCACTTGTACTCTATTGGCTACATGAGCCATGACAAAGGTTTCTACAAGTTTTTCACTTATTTGAATTTATTTATTTTCTCCATGCTCCTTTTGGTAATGGGAAGCAATTACCTTATTCTTTTCATCGGTTGGGAAGGTGTAGGTCTTTGTTCTTACTTACTGATTGGTTTCTGGTACGAAAATACAGAATATGGTAAAGCTGCTAGAAAAGCTTTCATTATGAACAGAATTGGTGACCTTGGTTTATTGATTGGTATTTTCCTAATCGCTTCACAAACCAATGCACTAGATTATCTTTCTGTAGCACAAAACGCTTCAAAATTTGAATTTGACGGAGTGGTGATTATGTTTATCACACTTAGTTTATTCATTGGAGCTATGGGTAAATCTGCACAGATTCCTTTATTTACATGGCTACCAGATGCGATGGCTGGTCCTACCCCAGTTTCTGCGTTAATTCACGCGGCAACCATGGTTACAGCTGGTATTTATTTAGTTGTACGTTCTAATTTCTTATATCATCTTTCACCGAGCACTTTAGACTTTATTCTTGTAATAGGTCTTGCTACTTCATTAATTGCAGCATTCATCGGTTTAAGACAAAATGATATCAAAAAAGTGTTAGCATACTCTACTGTTTCTCAGTTAGGACTTATGTTTATAGCACTGGGTGTAGAAGCCTATACTTCTGCTATGTTCCACTTAATGACGCACGCTTTCTTCAAAGCATTGTTATTCTTAGGAGCTGGTTCGGTAATTCACGCGATGAGTGGAGAACAAGATATGAGATTTATGGGAGGTTTAAAATCTAAAATTCCTGTAACCTATTGGACTTTCTTAATCGGAACATTAGCCATTGCTGGAATTCCGCCATTGTCTGGTATGATTTCTAAAGACGAAATTTTAGTTGCACTTTGGGCAAAATCTCCAGTAATTTGGGGCTTAACATTGTTCAGTGCTGCATTAACTGGAATTTATATGTTTAGATTGTTATTCTTAACCTTCTTTGGAAATTTCAGAGGAACAGAAGAACAAAAACATCATTTACACGAAAGTCCTATCTCTATGACTTTACCATTAGTAGTATTAGCTGTATTATCAGTGGTAGGAGGTTTCATTAATTTACCTCATTTCATAGGTCATGGTGAATATCAAAATTTAGCACATTGGTTAGAACCACTTTACGTATATGGAGCGAAACATGCAGAAGTTCCATTTAATATTGAAATGATTCTTTTGGCGATTACATTAGTAATGGTAGCAGCGGTATTCTTCATTGTAAGAAATATTTATGTTACTAAAAACAAAATGGCTCAACCAGAAGAAAATTATAAAGGCTGGGAAAGACTATCAGCTAAAAAATTATTAATAGACGAGCTTTACAATGCTACGGTAGTGAAACCTGTAGAAGGTCTTGGAAAAGGCACCAGAATGTTTGATAAACTGATGGATAGATTCTTCAATTTTGTAGGTTTCGGAGCAGTAGAATCTGGAAGATCGTTTAAAAAATTCCAAAATGGTAATGTAGAAAATTATGTTCTCATTATGTCTTTGGCAATCGGTTTAATTTTAATTGTTAACTTTTTATTACAATAG
- the nuoK gene encoding NADH-quinone oxidoreductase subunit NuoK has translation MEVNSFLQNIPLNWYIILSTTLFCLGVLGVLVRKNAIIILGCVELMLNSVNLLLAAFSAYKGDGNGQILVFFIMVVAAAEVAVGLAIITMMYRNTRNVDVSIFNKLKG, from the coding sequence ATGGAAGTCAATTCATTTTTACAAAACATACCGCTCAATTGGTACATTATTTTAAGTACTACATTGTTTTGTTTAGGAGTTTTAGGAGTTCTCGTTCGTAAAAATGCCATCATCATTTTAGGATGTGTAGAATTAATGCTTAATTCTGTAAATCTACTTTTGGCTGCATTTTCTGCTTATAAAGGAGATGGAAACGGACAAATTTTGGTATTCTTTATCATGGTAGTGGCCGCTGCAGAAGTTGCGGTAGGTCTAGCGATTATCACTATGATGTACAGAAATACCAGAAATGTAGATGTAAGTATTTTTAACAAATTAAAAGGATAA
- a CDS encoding 2Fe-2S iron-sulfur cluster-binding protein yields the protein MSEEIKKFKVTIDGQTTEVEPGTTILNAARQIGGKSVPPAMCYYSKLENSGGRCRTCLVEVSKGSEADPRPMPKLVASCRTTVMDGMEVKNLTSEKTQEARKAVTEFLLLNHPLDCPICDQAGECHLQDLGYEHGLQQTRTDFERNTFDADDLGPNIKLNMNRCILCARCVLVANQLTNKREHGILFRGEHAEISTYLNKALDNDFIGNVIDVCPVGALTDRTARFASRVWFTKPVDATCTCSKCSGKAVLWMKGDEIVRVTARKDQYGEVEEFICNECRFEKKDVKHWNIEGPRHISRHSVISLNHYQKPEEMVVKALENETAKEISAEDEQHNA from the coding sequence GCCAGGAACTACCATTCTAAACGCAGCGCGCCAGATTGGTGGTAAATCTGTACCTCCGGCTATGTGTTATTACAGTAAATTAGAAAATAGTGGCGGTAGATGCAGAACTTGCCTAGTAGAAGTTTCTAAAGGTTCTGAAGCAGATCCTCGTCCTATGCCAAAATTAGTGGCAAGCTGTAGAACTACAGTAATGGACGGAATGGAAGTGAAAAATCTTACTTCTGAAAAAACGCAAGAAGCAAGAAAAGCCGTTACTGAATTCCTTTTATTAAATCACCCACTAGACTGCCCTATTTGTGACCAGGCTGGTGAATGTCACCTTCAAGATTTAGGTTACGAACATGGTCTTCAGCAAACCAGAACTGATTTCGAAAGAAATACTTTTGATGCTGATGATTTAGGTCCAAACATTAAGCTAAATATGAACAGATGTATCTTGTGTGCAAGATGCGTTTTGGTGGCAAATCAGTTAACTAACAAGAGAGAGCACGGTATTCTTTTCAGAGGTGAGCATGCAGAAATCTCTACATACTTAAATAAAGCTTTAGATAATGATTTTATTGGAAACGTGATAGACGTTTGTCCAGTAGGAGCATTAACAGATAGAACTGCAAGATTTGCAAGCAGAGTTTGGTTTACAAAACCAGTAGATGCTACTTGTACTTGTTCTAAATGTTCTGGTAAAGCAGTTCTATGGATGAAAGGAGACGAAATCGTAAGAGTAACTGCCAGAAAAGACCAATACGGAGAAGTAGAAGAATTTATCTGTAACGAATGTAGATTCGAGAAAAAAGATGTAAAACACTGGAACATAGAAGGACCTAGACACATCAGCAGACATTCTGTAATTTCTCTTAACCATTACCAAAAACCAGAAGAAATGGTGGTAAAAGCGTTAGAAAATGAAACCGCTAAAGAAATTAGCGCAGAAGACGAACAACATAACGCTTAA
- a CDS encoding NADH-quinone oxidoreductase subunit J family protein has protein sequence MEQFLFFFIALVAVASAVYFVFARNPLYAILSLVVTFFSIAALYVLLNAQFLGIVQIIVYTGAIMVLFLYVLMMLNLNSKDESKKQNLTKFIGIFSAGILFVGMLGAYKGLSQSNVVDNIDSSIGLTKNLGKLLFNEYVLPFELASILILAGIVSAVLIGKKDL, from the coding sequence ATGGAACAGTTCTTATTCTTTTTTATCGCTTTAGTAGCGGTTGCAAGTGCTGTTTACTTTGTATTTGCAAGAAATCCTTTGTACGCCATTTTATCACTAGTTGTAACTTTCTTTAGCATTGCTGCATTATATGTTTTATTAAATGCGCAGTTCTTAGGAATTGTACAAATTATCGTGTACACAGGAGCCATCATGGTGTTATTCCTTTATGTATTAATGATGCTTAATCTTAATTCTAAAGACGAAAGCAAAAAACAAAACCTTACGAAATTTATCGGTATTTTTTCTGCCGGAATCCTTTTCGTAGGAATGTTAGGAGCTTATAAAGGCCTTTCTCAATCGAATGTTGTTGATAATATTGATAGCAGCATCGGTTTGACTAAAAACCTTGGAAAATTATTGTTTAACGAATATGTATTACCATTCGAACTCGCTTCTATACTGATTTTAGCAGGTATTGTAAGCGCAGTATTAATTGGTAAAAAAGATTTATAG
- a CDS encoding NuoI/complex I 23 kDa subunit family protein — MKLTNRSKVASNKKMTFAEKIYLPAIFKGMGITGKHAIMTLTGKLPTVSYPEEQREFSKIYRGLHVLKRDDEGRERCTACGLCAVACPAEAITMTAGERTKEQKHLYREEKYAEVYEINMLRCIFCGLCEEACPKSAIYLTDRIVKPEQNRGSFIYGKDLLVESMENRIDISDRQTESQKKALK; from the coding sequence ATGAAATTAACCAATAGATCAAAGGTAGCTTCTAACAAAAAGATGACTTTTGCAGAGAAAATTTATCTCCCTGCAATTTTCAAAGGAATGGGAATTACCGGAAAACATGCGATAATGACTCTTACTGGGAAATTACCTACGGTAAGCTATCCTGAAGAGCAAAGAGAATTTTCTAAAATTTATCGTGGATTACACGTTCTAAAGCGTGATGATGAAGGCAGAGAAAGATGTACTGCTTGTGGATTATGTGCGGTAGCTTGTCCGGCTGAAGCCATTACCATGACTGCAGGAGAACGTACCAAAGAGCAAAAACATCTTTACAGAGAAGAAAAATATGCCGAAGTATATGAAATCAATATGCTAAGATGTATCTTCTGTGGATTATGCGAAGAAGCTTGTCCTAAATCTGCAATTTATCTTACCGATAGAATTGTAAAACCAGAACAAAACAGAGGCTCTTTTATCTACGGCAAAGATCTTTTGGTAGAAAGCATGGAAAACAGAATAGATATTTCTGACAGACAAACAGAATCACAAAAAAAAGCTCTTAAATAA
- the nuoH gene encoding NADH-quinone oxidoreductase subunit NuoH produces the protein MDLILFKTILVVSLFALSMAVAAYSTWAERKVAAIMQDRIGPNRSWKFGLLQPLADGGKFFFKEDFIPEKAEKFLFFFGPGLVMFISLITGAVIPWGKSLNIGGQSFDLQVANLDVGVLYLMGMVSIGVYGIMIGGWASNNKYSLIGAIRASSQMISYELAMGLSLLAIIMMNSSLDLKVIAESQSGWYGMKWNIFFQPLAFIIFFVAALAETNRAPFDLPECETELVGGFHTEYSAMKLGLFLFGEYVNLFISSALITTLFLGSYNFPGLAWIGENWGENAAGIASILAFLVKTIAVIITFMWIRWTLPRFRYDQLMHLGWKSLIPLALVNLLVTGAVVLLNQHYQWI, from the coding sequence ATGGATTTAATACTTTTCAAAACAATACTTGTAGTATCACTTTTCGCCCTTTCTATGGCTGTAGCAGCCTACTCTACTTGGGCAGAGAGAAAAGTGGCTGCTATTATGCAAGACAGAATTGGTCCCAACAGAAGCTGGAAATTCGGTTTACTTCAACCATTAGCTGACGGTGGAAAATTCTTCTTCAAAGAAGACTTTATCCCAGAAAAAGCAGAAAAATTCTTATTTTTCTTCGGGCCTGGTTTAGTAATGTTTATTTCACTCATTACAGGAGCCGTAATTCCATGGGGAAAATCTCTTAATATTGGCGGACAATCTTTTGATTTACAAGTAGCCAATCTAGATGTAGGTGTTCTCTACTTAATGGGAATGGTTTCTATCGGTGTTTACGGAATTATGATTGGAGGCTGGGCTTCTAACAATAAATATTCATTAATCGGAGCAATTAGAGCTTCATCTCAAATGATTTCTTACGAATTAGCAATGGGGCTATCTCTATTAGCTATCATCATGATGAACAGTTCTCTAGACCTTAAGGTAATTGCAGAATCTCAAAGTGGATGGTATGGTATGAAATGGAATATCTTCTTCCAACCATTAGCATTTATCATCTTCTTTGTAGCAGCATTAGCAGAAACCAATAGAGCTCCGTTTGATTTACCAGAATGTGAAACAGAATTAGTAGGAGGTTTCCATACAGAATACTCTGCAATGAAACTAGGACTTTTCTTATTCGGCGAATATGTAAACTTATTTATTTCTTCAGCATTAATCACTACCCTTTTCTTAGGAAGTTACAATTTCCCAGGATTAGCATGGATTGGTGAAAACTGGGGAGAAAACGCTGCTGGAATTGCGAGTATTTTAGCATTCTTGGTTAAGACCATTGCTGTAATCATTACATTTATGTGGATTAGATGGACTTTACCTAGATTTAGATATGACCAATTAATGCACCTAGGTTGGAAATCATTAATTCCGCTTGCATTAGTAAACTTGTTGGTAACTGGAGCTGTAGTTCTTTTGAACCAACATTATCAATGGATTTAA